A window of Psychrobium sp. MM17-31 genomic DNA:
AAACGATGATAACTCATTAAAAACAAAAACTTAATGGATAAATCACGAAGAAACTGACTTACCTTTACTCGATAGTGCCCACACATTGCCTAGCAGCATAATAAGCGCGCCTACAATCAGCGACAACTCAAAGGCTTCGTTGTACAACAACACGCCCACAACGCCAATGGCAGGCAAGCGTAAGAAGTCTATAATCATCACCAGAGTTACTTCGGTTGTCGCCATGGCCTTAGCCAAACAAAAATGCGCACTCAGTGCCGTAATTCCAATAAGCGTGAGCCACATCCATTCAACACTCGTCGGCCATTGCCAATTGTCTAACGAAAATAAAAATACGACGGGAAGCTGCATCACACACATCATATATAGAATCGTCAGCGGATGCTCAGTACTAGCAAGTGACTTCGTGGCGACATGAGAAACCGCGTAACAAACTGCCACACCAAGCACAATCAACGATGCCATATCGACTGCATCAGTCGACGGCTTAACGATAATCAGCACACCGATTAATCCCAACACAATAGATAACGCTTTCTTGCCCGTCAGCCGCTCCCCTAAAGACACCGCCGCAATTAACGCTGTCCATAACGGAACCGTGAATTCCAACGCAAACACCTGCGCCAATGGCAGTAGCGCAATGCCGACAAACCAGCCGTATTGACCAATCAAATGAATACTATTGCGCGCCGCATGAAGTTTCAGTCTGTTGGTGGTAAATAACGTGAAGTCCTTAGTGGCCATAATGAGCACAGTCACTATCGCCAAGCCGATTAAGCCGCGAAAAAATAGCACCTGAAAAGTACTCAATTCCCCTGTTAACTCCCGCGCGCCAATCGCCAATAAGCAAAAGGACAGCACAGTGCCAAACATCCAACCAACCGACTGTAAAATAACGTATTCCTCAATTCATCAAACTCACTATCAGCACTATAACCACTACCGTAATAAGTGCAATGACAGTCCGACGAATGTCGATAATAAACAAATGATTCAATTAACAACGCTAATCGACTCAAAATATGAGTCGATTAGAGCGCTAAGTAAAATAAAAAGGGACAGTCACCTTTTAATTTATGAATAATTTTAGCAATCTGAAGCTAGCCCATTAAAAATTCGTAACGATACTCCTGTGACTTTCTTACAGACATAAAAAAAACTCGTCTAAGCGAAGTTTAAATATTCACCAAATGGTATCAATTGAGAGCGCAGAATTGTCTGTCTGCGACTTTCTTACAGGCATAAAAAAACCAACTTTCGTTGGTTTATTTATTCACGAAATGGTACCGGTAGGCGGACTTGAACCGCCACGCCCGAAGGCAACGGATTTTGAATCCGTCATGTCTACCAATTCCATCACACCGGCATTTCATGTGGCTATTTAGCGGGGTTGTTGCTAAATAAGTGTCTGGCATTATACCTAGGCTTGCTATGTTGGCAAGCCTGATTTTGGCCAAATAGTGTTAATTGTTGGTCACTTGCGTTTATTCGTTTAAATAACCAACAATTGATTTATCTGCGACGTCGACGGCGGCGGCGTTTCGGTTGATCGTCGTATGACGCCACCATTTCCTCTTCTAGCTGATCGCTGATGGCATCAGAATCTTCAACACTCTCGTCGACACGGCGGCCAATGCTGCCATCATCGACGTATTTACCTTTGAGAATATAGTCAAAGTCACCTTCTGTACCTGTGGCATGAGCTGGTGATTCGTAAGACTGCGGCGTATCTTCATCAATCGTCATTGATTGAATTTTCGCGGCAATGGCCAAGTCTTCGGCGGTAATGTCTTCGCTAAATTCAACACGTGATATTTGCTTTGGCGCAGGCTGACTATAACTAGGTTCAGGCGCGATGCTTTCGACCTGTTCAGACAGTGACGCCGCAGCACGGCTGGCTTGTGGACTCGCTACTGCATCAGGCTTTTTCACGACTCGTTCAACGATTGGGCCTGTTGTAGTTTCAGCTTCAACAGCGGGTAAAGACTCATCTTCAATAGAGAAACTATCAGACTCGGTAATGGAAACACTTGGCTCTTCTAAAACTTGTTTTTCTGAATCGAGTTCCTTCGAAACAGGCTCTTTTAAAACCGATTCTTTAGAAATCGCTGGTGCTTGCTCAGTAACAATAGGTTCTAAAATCACATCTTCATCAGCGACTGTTTCGCTGACAACAGTTTCATTCACAACTGGCTCTGGCTTAGCAACTAAGGGCTCTGGCGTCGCGGACACTTGAACATCCTCAACAACAGGTTGCGCTGGTGCAACAGTTGGTGGCGTTACAGCTTGTGCTTCCTGCACCTCAGGTGACTTTTTTGGCGTTAAGGCCTCTCCACCCGTCGATACATTTTTGAATTGCTCTACCGTTTGTGCAAACGCTTTCTTATCGCTGGCTGCATTTTGGGTGAAGTTCTGAAGATTTGCTTTTAGACGAGCGTATTGCTGCTCGATGCTATTAAGCGTTTCTTGCACGTCTAAATTACAGTTACGCGTGAGCTCTTTGTAATACTCTACTTCAGATTCAAACTCAGATAATGCGTTAATCGCATTAATGATTTTGCCATCTAGGGTACTTAGATTTTCTACCAGCGCTTTTTCTTTAGTGATGAACTGTTCGATAAGTTCTTTAGGAACTGTGCTGGGTGCTTTTGGCGCTTTGATGATATTGGCAAATTCAGCAATGTAGGTTACTGGCATCCAATGGGTATAAGACGGTCGCCATGCGTAAGCCGTCGGATTGTTAGCGACATACTGCATTGCTTCTTCGCCGCTAAGTGGTTGAGTTGTCTGGTCATTACAGCTAAAAATCCAAGATTTCATAGCGTTCTCACTGTTCTTATTATTCTTATCCATAGAAACTATTGAGTACAACACAATTAAAACAATAGCGAGATGATTGGCAGGCATCTTATCAGCTAAAAGTATTAAATTGTACTCTATATTTCGAATATCCTTATTCCGTAAAATCAATACAAATTCATTTGCTTTTGGTAAACTAGCGCCACGCTAAAAAGAGATTCCACATCAATGAAAAAATCGAAGAAAAAGACCAAGGCTCAACCTGAAGAACAAGTTCAAGCACAACCAGCTCGCGAGAATCATGCCGACTTTCTACGTGCTAGTTTTACCCGTCGTTTAGGCGCGCTCATGTACGACTCGTTAGTAGCCATGGCGGTGTATGCGGTAGCCCATTTTATTGGTTTTATTGTTGTTGCCCTATTAGCGCAGGTAAATCCGAGTTTCTGTAGCGACAATACTGATATTCAACGCTGTGTTATCACCAGTGATGTGTACTCGGGTTACTTAATCTTTGCTGTGTGTTTCTTCTTTATTTGGTTTTGGACGCACGGCGGTCAAACCCTTGGCATGCGTGCGTGGCGCTTAAAGGTTCAACGTATGAACGGCGCTTCAATTACCACCTTGCAAGCGGTTATTCGCTTGTGTACTGGTTTTTTCGGTTTAGGCAACATCTGGTTATTATCAAAAAATAGCGAAGGCATGAGCTTGCAAGATCGCATGTCAGGCTCTGAAATTGTAGTGCTTAGTCCTGAGGCTAATAAGATTAAGAACTGGCGTCAGCTATAAGCTGAGACTACTCTCGGGAAAGGCGACTTATGAGTCGCCTTTCTTTTCTATAAACAACACGATTTCTCCCACTTTAAAACCAAACTTCAAGATATCGGTTTTATTAAATAAGCGTTTGTCATCGAGTAAATACATCCAATCATCCAGCGTCACTTGATAGTCGGTGCCATCAACGTTTATTGTCATGTCATACTGCCAATAAAGCGCTGATCCTGATGTTTCGCCAGTAGCAATACCAATCACGTCCCCTGCTTCACCTTGATATTGATTCGGTGCGGTTTTAGTCAGACGCCAAACGCGTGTTGATTGCTCGCCGTCGTCAAAATAAAATACTTCATCGATAACACCTTTGTCAGCCTCCCAAGACGCTACTAAATCAGCTCTAAAACGGCGCGTCAGTTTACCACCGCGATCGAGCACCATGCCGTAGGCGGTCAGCTCACCATTGAAGAATTCTTCTAAATTTAATTGCGGCGTGGTTTGCTGATAATCCGATAACGAAGGACTTGAACAACCAATAATACTCCATGCGATAACAGTGGCTAAAAAATTACGCATTAACTTCATGAGGATGCTCCTAACAATTTGCGACGAAATTTAGGCCGCGAGGTGTTTTCTGATAACCAAATGGCCAGAAATGCCGGGCCAAATTCCGGATTAGTAATCTCGCCGATTGGCTTTATCTCACCGCCTTTAGGCTTAAAATAAAACTGAGAACGACGCTGTTTATCGACGTATAGCACTATGCTGTCACCATCGGTAACATTTGGAAAAATCGGTTGTAACAAGGTTATCCAAGGCGCGCGTTGCGCCTTATCAATCTTAAGGTGCTGCCATTGCTCGTCTGTTGCAGTAACGAGATCTTCACCGTCGATATCGCGCAAGTAAGTTATTTTGAGGGCTTGTGGGTAAACGTTTTGCTGATAGCCATCGTTTACCGTGAAAAACTCAGCGCTATACACCTTCCAAAACATGACTTTCATGGTGCCTTGGCCAAGCTTGGTCAATTGCTGCAATTTCTGTTCAATGCTTATTTTGGATGTCGACGATGAATCTTTTTCCAGTGATTGATTTGCTATTACAATTGATGAGAACAAGAAGCTCACAACCAATAAAAGACTACGCATAACCTTGTTTCTCCTTACGATGAGTATCTATAAGTCGTTGGCGAAGCACACACAGCGCTGGCAACAAACCGCACCAAATAATAGCTTCGATCATTGTAAAAACAGTTAGCGTTAATGGGGTTGAAATAGCACCTAATTCTATCGCCGCCAAATAACTAGTCGCTCCCAACACGCCGCCCAAGATGGCCACTTGCCACAGCTTGATATTACTAAGCCAAGACAGGCTATGGTTTAAGCTCCACGTAAGAATGATCCACAGTAAAACAAGCCATATGGGAATCATCGACTGCTTAACGTCAATCACGCCAAAACTAATCAGCAACTGATCTACTACAATGCCGATTAGCGCTAATGGCAAAAGCTTCAAGTCATCTAATTTAGTGGGAGACAGCGCAAGGTGGAGAATGAGCGTAGCACTCATAATGAGTACTGCACGTTGGCTAAATAGCGCGGCGCTCCACCAGCAAAGCTGAAATAATGCGGCGTTAATAATCCAAAACAGTCGCATCGTGGTTGTCTTTGTATTGCGGCTTGCGAGCAACGATATGATGGGTGCTAATGACGCGCTCGATAAAGGCGCCTTCGCAATAACACAGGTAGTAATGCCACAGGCGCTTAAAGGTATCGTCGTAACCGAACTCAGTAATATCAGCCCAGTTTTCATCGAATTTGTGACGCCAATCGAACAAGGTTCTGGCGTAGTGCAAACCAATATCTTGCACGTTATCAATCATCATATCTGTCGTGTCTGCAATATGCTGACTCATTACCGCCATCGACGGTAGACAGCCACCAGGGAAGATGTACTTATTGATAAAGTCCACTGATTTACGGTAAGTATCATAACGTTGATCGGCAATGGTTATCGCTTGGAGCAGCATCTTACCGTCCGGTTTTAATAAGCTAGAACACTTATTGAAAAACTGTCCTAAGAACTCATGACCAA
This region includes:
- a CDS encoding DMT family transporter, with amino-acid sequence MFGTVLSFCLLAIGARELTGELSTFQVLFFRGLIGLAIVTVLIMATKDFTLFTTNRLKLHAARNSIHLIGQYGWFVGIALLPLAQVFALEFTVPLWTALIAAVSLGERLTGKKALSIVLGLIGVLIIVKPSTDAVDMASLIVLGVAVCYAVSHVATKSLASTEHPLTILYMMCVMQLPVVFLFSLDNWQWPTSVEWMWLTLIGITALSAHFCLAKAMATTEVTLVMIIDFLRLPAIGVVGVLLYNEAFELSLIVGALIMLLGNVWALSSKGKSVSS
- a CDS encoding RDD family protein, with translation MKKSKKKTKAQPEEQVQAQPARENHADFLRASFTRRLGALMYDSLVAMAVYAVAHFIGFIVVALLAQVNPSFCSDNTDIQRCVITSDVYSGYLIFAVCFFFIWFWTHGGQTLGMRAWRLKVQRMNGASITTLQAVIRLCTGFFGLGNIWLLSKNSEGMSLQDRMSGSEIVVLSPEANKIKNWRQL
- a CDS encoding DUF2878 domain-containing protein, whose protein sequence is MRLFWIINAALFQLCWWSAALFSQRAVLIMSATLILHLALSPTKLDDLKLLPLALIGIVVDQLLISFGVIDVKQSMIPIWLVLLWIILTWSLNHSLSWLSNIKLWQVAILGGVLGATSYLAAIELGAISTPLTLTVFTMIEAIIWCGLLPALCVLRQRLIDTHRKEKQGYA
- a CDS encoding DUF3833 domain-containing protein produces the protein MRNFLATVIAWSIIGCSSPSLSDYQQTTPQLNLEEFFNGELTAYGMVLDRGGKLTRRFRADLVASWEADKGVIDEVFYFDDGEQSTRVWRLTKTAPNQYQGEAGDVIGIATGETSGSALYWQYDMTINVDGTDYQVTLDDWMYLLDDKRLFNKTDILKFGFKVGEIVLFIEKKGDS
- a CDS encoding chalcone isomerase family protein, whose translation is MRSLLLVVSFLFSSIVIANQSLEKDSSSTSKISIEQKLQQLTKLGQGTMKVMFWKVYSAEFFTVNDGYQQNVYPQALKITYLRDIDGEDLVTATDEQWQHLKIDKAQRAPWITLLQPIFPNVTDGDSIVLYVDKQRRSQFYFKPKGGEIKPIGEITNPEFGPAFLAIWLSENTSRPKFRRKLLGASS